One genomic segment of Erysipelotrichaceae bacterium 66202529 includes these proteins:
- the glgA gene encoding glycogen synthase GlgA → MARILMVAAEGLPFIKSGGLADVIGSLPQELVKKGHEVRVIMPLYLKIAQKFHHEFTLEAQFSVSIAYHEVPVNIWSTMRKDVKFYFVEHKGYFERNEMYGHIDDGERFAYFQKAVIEMCNQLNYFPEIMHCHDWHTGMIPAMCKEGHSFDERYRNIRFVYTIHNLAYQGNFGVEMLDSCLGLDYRIYDNGNVRYDGGISFMKSGILYADKVTTVSPTYSQEILTPQYGEHLEMVLNIRKYDLWGITNGIDIEYWDPKTDPEIPYHYNKVNVKKAKALNKEALQKELGLNVDQNVLLIGVVSRLTWQKGFYLMMEKLSEICAMPIQLAVLGSGEASIEEKMGQLEAGNKGKIAFYKGYNDSLAHRIYGASDLFLMPSLFEPCGISQLISMRYGTLPLVRETGGLKDTVTPYNEFEKTGNGFSFANYNSDEMVQVMYNAIDVYYNRKEDWKILVRNAMNTDVSWAKSAETYCQLYGQLHP, encoded by the coding sequence ATGGCAAGAATATTGATGGTTGCTGCCGAGGGTCTTCCCTTTATTAAAAGCGGAGGACTGGCAGACGTAATCGGCTCACTGCCGCAAGAGCTGGTAAAAAAGGGTCATGAGGTACGTGTTATCATGCCGCTGTACCTGAAAATTGCGCAGAAATTTCATCATGAATTTACGCTGGAAGCACAGTTTTCCGTAAGTATTGCCTATCACGAGGTACCGGTAAATATCTGGTCTACGATGCGCAAGGATGTAAAATTCTACTTTGTGGAGCACAAGGGATACTTTGAGCGTAATGAAATGTATGGTCATATCGATGATGGCGAGCGCTTCGCTTATTTTCAGAAGGCTGTTATTGAAATGTGCAATCAGCTGAATTACTTCCCGGAAATCATGCATTGTCATGACTGGCACACCGGTATGATTCCGGCTATGTGCAAGGAAGGTCACAGCTTTGATGAACGCTATCGCAATATCCGCTTTGTTTATACGATTCACAATCTGGCTTATCAGGGCAACTTCGGTGTGGAAATGCTGGACAGCTGTCTGGGACTGGATTACCGAATCTATGACAACGGTAATGTACGCTATGACGGTGGAATCAGCTTCATGAAATCCGGTATTCTGTATGCGGATAAAGTGACAACCGTTTCCCCTACATATTCTCAGGAAATTCTGACGCCACAGTACGGGGAACACCTAGAAATGGTACTGAATATCCGTAAATATGATTTATGGGGAATTACAAACGGTATTGATATCGAATACTGGGATCCAAAGACAGACCCGGAAATTCCATATCACTATAACAAGGTAAATGTAAAGAAAGCGAAAGCATTGAATAAGGAAGCGCTGCAGAAGGAGCTTGGTCTGAATGTTGACCAGAATGTTCTTCTGATTGGTGTTGTATCCCGTCTGACCTGGCAGAAGGGCTTCTATCTGATGATGGAGAAGCTGTCTGAAATCTGTGCCATGCCGATTCAGCTTGCGGTATTGGGAAGTGGAGAAGCGAGCATTGAGGAAAAGATGGGACAGCTGGAAGCAGGAAACAAGGGGAAGATTGCATTCTATAAAGGATATAATGATTCTCTTGCACACCGTATTTACGGCGCAAGCGATTTATTCCTGATGCCGTCTCTGTTTGAGCCATGCGGTATCTCGCAGCTGATTTCCATGCGCTACGGTACGTTACCGCTGGTACGTGAAACAGGTGGATTGAAGGATACGGTAACACCTTATAACGAATTTGAAAAAACCGGAAACGGCTTTAGCTTTGCCAACTATAACTCTGATGAGATGGTTCAGGTAATGTACAATGCCATTGATGTCTACTATAACCGCAAGGAGGACTGGAAGATTCTTGTCCGCAATGCGATGAATACAGATGTCAGCTGGGCAAAGAGTGCGGAAACCTATTGTCAGTTATATGGTCAGCTTCATCCATAG
- the glgD gene encoding glucose-1-phosphate adenylyltransferase subunit GlgD: MCNAIGIVNYEGPNVQVKGMQDYRPVSAFSFLGRYRLVDFPISNLSNSGVNHIKVFVKTNPRSLLEHLGTGRHYNINSKRGKLHILPAKSMDENDFYSNDINSYMYNMQAIEDANYPYVVLTPSHFVFRQDFSALLDAHIESGADITMLYQNVDNAKESFVNCDVVNLNKQKGVLSLEKNRGNSKSRTISLETYILSKELFMDLVKKAANISSLYWFRDIVNDECAELDIRGVAHRGFVACINDFKSYYNANMDLLDYDKAMDLFHTDWPVYTRTNDSCPTQYYTGVSVKNSMVSNGCLVEGDIENSVIGRGAMIKKGAVVKNCVILPGAMIGEDVHIENVVVDKKARIVRKKELLGLVDNPLYVKRNDKI, from the coding sequence ATGTGCAATGCAATCGGTATTGTAAATTATGAAGGGCCTAATGTACAGGTCAAAGGTATGCAGGATTATCGCCCGGTATCCGCCTTCTCTTTCTTAGGAAGATATCGTCTGGTCGACTTTCCAATTTCAAATCTGAGTAATTCCGGTGTAAACCATATTAAGGTATTTGTGAAAACAAATCCGAGATCTCTTCTGGAGCATCTGGGAACCGGACGTCATTACAACATTAACTCCAAGCGTGGAAAGCTGCACATCCTGCCGGCAAAGAGCATGGATGAAAATGATTTCTACAGCAATGATATCAACTCCTATATGTACAACATGCAGGCTATTGAGGATGCCAATTATCCATATGTTGTGTTAACACCGAGTCACTTTGTGTTCCGTCAGGATTTCAGTGCTCTGCTGGATGCACACATTGAAAGCGGTGCGGATATTACCATGCTGTATCAGAATGTGGATAACGCAAAGGAATCCTTTGTGAACTGCGACGTCGTGAATCTGAACAAGCAGAAGGGTGTACTTTCTCTGGAAAAGAACCGCGGAAACTCCAAGTCCAGAACGATTTCTCTGGAAACCTATATTCTGAGCAAGGAGCTGTTCATGGATCTGGTGAAGAAGGCGGCGAATATCTCCTCTCTGTACTGGTTCCGCGATATAGTAAATGATGAGTGCGCAGAGCTGGATATCCGTGGTGTTGCACACCGTGGCTTTGTGGCATGCATCAATGATTTTAAGAGCTACTACAATGCAAACATGGATTTACTGGATTACGACAAGGCGATGGATCTGTTCCATACAGACTGGCCTGTTTATACAAGAACCAACGATTCCTGTCCTACCCAGTATTACACCGGCGTCAGTGTGAAAAACAGTATGGTTTCCAACGGATGTCTGGTAGAGGGTGATATTGAGAACAGTGTAATCGGCCGTGGTGCCATGATCAAGAAGGGGGCAGTTGTGAAAAACTGTGTCATTCTTCCGGGTGCCATGATCGGTGAGGATGTGCATATTGAAAATGTAGTAGTGGATAAGAAAGCAAGAATCGTTCGTAAAAAAGAACTGCTGGGACTTGTTGACAATCCGCTGTACGTGAAAAGGAATGATAAAATTTAA
- a CDS encoding adenylyltransferase/cytidyltransferase family protein, translated as MIFESDELAKRKLESDYEMKKVITYGTFDLFHYGHYSILKRAKAYGDYLIVGVTGENYDTERGKLSVQDSLSKRIENVKNTGFADQIIVEEYVGQKISDILKYNIDVLVIGSDWKGKFDHLSKYCEVKYLERTKDISSTEIREQKLTMFKFGIITDNLYDNGAVLEPKNVSGIHVESAFSQKEGIAKEFARKYELDKGYTDYDRFLDSVDIVYCKSALKHRRQLVEEAIHKGKHVIYEAPLSLDYSEVQRLSAFSKAKGLYLLSNISMIYLQSFDQLSWMIKGNIIGEVLGIKCSSSKSSFGQDEDKPLLDIIFYSLSIMIKLMDIHIEKTDFKLVRNVQGDVQYCTLHLHYKNAVSFIEIGVNVSIEDGMIILGTDGMIFIPDKWWELGYFKLKKNGENKFKRYSFNFEGNGFRYIIRSLLQMIRMEVTSIQEISDEESKAILKILEMIKMNELTMG; from the coding sequence ATGATCTTTGAGAGTGATGAGTTAGCTAAGAGAAAACTGGAGAGTGATTATGAAATGAAAAAAGTGATAACTTATGGCACGTTTGATTTATTCCATTACGGACATTACAGTATTTTAAAAAGAGCAAAAGCATATGGAGATTATTTAATCGTAGGTGTAACTGGCGAAAATTATGATACAGAAAGAGGGAAATTATCTGTTCAGGATAGTTTAAGCAAACGCATTGAAAATGTCAAAAATACAGGCTTTGCAGATCAAATCATTGTTGAAGAATATGTGGGACAAAAAATATCCGATATATTGAAATATAACATTGATGTACTTGTCATAGGATCTGATTGGAAAGGTAAGTTTGATCATTTAAGCAAATATTGTGAAGTAAAATATCTAGAAAGGACAAAAGATATTTCAAGTACCGAGATACGTGAGCAGAAACTTACAATGTTCAAATTTGGCATTATTACAGATAATTTGTATGATAACGGTGCAGTTTTAGAGCCAAAGAATGTAAGTGGAATACATGTTGAGAGCGCTTTTTCTCAAAAAGAAGGTATTGCTAAGGAATTTGCAAGAAAATATGAATTAGATAAAGGATACACAGATTATGACCGATTTTTGGACAGTGTAGACATTGTATATTGTAAAAGTGCGTTAAAACATCGGAGGCAATTGGTTGAGGAAGCAATACATAAAGGTAAGCATGTGATTTACGAGGCACCACTCTCATTGGATTATAGTGAAGTTCAACGACTTTCTGCTTTTTCAAAAGCAAAAGGGCTATATTTATTATCTAATATTTCGATGATATACCTGCAGTCTTTTGATCAGCTTTCGTGGATGATTAAAGGAAATATAATAGGAGAGGTGTTAGGAATAAAATGTTCTTCATCAAAAAGCAGTTTCGGACAAGATGAAGACAAGCCTTTATTAGATATCATCTTTTACTCCTTGAGCATTATGATAAAACTAATGGATATCCATATTGAAAAGACAGATTTTAAGCTAGTCAGAAATGTACAGGGAGATGTTCAGTACTGTACACTTCATTTACATTATAAAAATGCGGTTTCATTTATAGAAATTGGAGTGAATGTAAGTATTGAAGATGGCATGATAATCTTAGGGACAGACGGTATGATTTTTATTCCCGATAAATGGTGGGAATTAGGTTATTTTAAATTAAAGAAAAATGGAGAAAATAAATTTAAACGTTATAGTTTCAACTTTGAAGGTAATGGATTTCGATACATAATTCGATCATTATTACAAATGATTCGCATGGAGGTAACATCCATTCAGGAAATATCAGATGAAGAATCAAAGGCGATCTTAAAAATATTGGAAATGATAAAGATGAATGAATTAACAATGGGGTAA